In Harmonia axyridis chromosome X, icHarAxyr1.1, whole genome shotgun sequence, a single window of DNA contains:
- the LOC123686685 gene encoding uncharacterized protein LOC123686685 yields the protein MEGLRTPTTMEFSGNISKDWSTWIQKFNLYMKASGKDKEEDESIKVAILLHLIGDEGIEIYNTFKLRSSAKLADVIDKFKKYCEPKKNLIYERYKFLSWNQKEGQSLTQYILELKTKVATCEYEKDMEMVRDKLIMGICDNHLREKLLQIEDLTMAKAEEICQIFETSRKQTTEMGNKGMETAMDAIQEYSRKNRGNFERNKISNSNFNKKNQVHLICKKCNLNHEKNKCPAYGKICRFCKKMNHFETCCIKKKFLKSKKREVNEINEEFIDSDSSDNFLLETKYSRDRK from the coding sequence atggaGGGTTTGAGAACTCCAACTACAATGGAGTTTTCTGGAAACATTTCAAAGGATTGGTCCACGtggatacaaaaatttaacctgTACATGAAAGCATCAGGAAAAGACAAAGAAGAGGATGAAAGTATAAAAGTTGCGATACTTTTGCATTTAATTGGCGACGAGGGTATTGAAATCTATAATACATTCAAGCTAAGAAGTTCAGCGAAATTAGCAGATGTTATAgacaaattcaagaaatattgtgAACCTAAAAAGAATTTGATTTACGAGAGATACAAATTCTTAAGCTGGAATCAAAAAGAGGGACAATCGTTGACGCAATATATATTAGAATTGAAAACCAAGGTAGCAACGTGCGAATATGAAAAGGACATGGAAATGGTGAGAGACAAGCTGATAATGGGGATTTGTGACAACCACCTTCGGGAAAAATTACTACAAATTGAAGATTTGACCATGGCAAAAGCAGAAGAAATTTGCCAAATTTTCGAGACAAGTCGCAAGCAGACAACGGAAATGGGCAATAAAGGAATGGAAACGGCAATGGATGCAATCCAGGAATATTCACGGAAAAATCGAGGAAACTTTGAGCGGAATAAGATAAGTAactcaaattttaataaaaagaaTCAGGTCCATTTAATTTGTAAAAAATGCAATTtgaatcatgaaaaaaataaatgtccaGCATATGGTAAAATATGTAGATTTTGCAAGAAAATGAATCACTTTGAAACTTGTTGTATAAAAAAGAAGTTCCTTAAATCCAAGAAAAGAGAggttaatgaaataaatgaagaattcATAGATTCCGATTCTAGTGATAATTTTTTGCTTGAAACTAAATATAGTAGAGACAGAAAATGA